A DNA window from bacterium BMS3Abin08 contains the following coding sequences:
- the argD gene encoding acetylornithine aminotransferase: MKELIEDSEKYLMNTYKRYPVVLRKGRGCRVYDVRGKEYLDFVGGIAVNVLGHCHPRVVVALQKQAQRLIHVSNLYHIEPQIGLARLLVESSFADKVFFCNSGAEANEAAIKLARKYSRDHFGEGRYEIITALNSFHGRTMATITATGQKRFQEGFEPLLPGFRHVPFDDIKALSDSLDGRTCAVMLEPVQGEAGIRIPSGDYLKEVRRLCREREVLLILDEVQTGIGRTGRLFAYEHYDIEPDIMTLAKGLGGGVPIGAMLAGDRVAASFVPGTHASTFGGNPLAAKAALATVETVLEDGIILEECRRKGGYFLGKLYALKEEFSGVIADIRGMGLMIGLELTRDCSSIVDACLERGVLINCTAGNTIRFTPPLIVTEQEIDTVVDILEDIFWRLS; this comes from the coding sequence GTGAAGGAACTTATTGAGGATTCAGAAAAATATCTGATGAATACCTATAAGCGGTACCCAGTTGTCCTGCGGAAGGGCAGGGGGTGCAGGGTTTATGATGTAAGGGGCAAGGAGTATCTTGATTTTGTTGGTGGAATAGCAGTTAATGTGCTTGGCCACTGTCACCCAAGAGTGGTGGTTGCCCTCCAGAAACAGGCACAGAGGCTTATTCACGTCTCGAACCTCTATCATATCGAGCCGCAGATCGGGCTGGCAAGGCTGCTTGTTGAAAGCTCTTTTGCCGATAAGGTCTTCTTCTGCAACTCCGGCGCAGAGGCTAATGAGGCTGCCATCAAGCTTGCAAGGAAGTACTCAAGGGATCATTTCGGGGAAGGGAGATACGAGATAATCACCGCTTTGAACTCTTTCCACGGAAGGACTATGGCTACCATAACCGCTACGGGACAGAAACGGTTTCAGGAGGGCTTTGAGCCGCTCCTTCCGGGGTTCAGGCATGTCCCGTTTGATGATATCAAAGCCCTCTCAGACTCCCTCGATGGCAGGACATGCGCTGTTATGCTCGAGCCGGTTCAGGGAGAGGCCGGCATAAGGATACCTTCCGGAGATTATCTGAAAGAGGTAAGAAGGCTTTGCCGCGAAAGAGAAGTTCTCCTCATACTGGATGAGGTTCAGACAGGCATAGGCAGAACGGGAAGGTTGTTCGCCTATGAACACTATGACATTGAACCGGATATAATGACCCTTGCCAAGGGGCTTGGCGGCGGTGTTCCCATTGGTGCAATGCTTGCCGGGGACCGGGTAGCCGCTTCATTTGTTCCAGGTACCCATGCATCAACCTTTGGTGGGAACCCACTCGCTGCCAAGGCTGCCCTGGCTACCGTGGAGACCGTCCTTGAAGACGGCATCATACTTGAGGAGTGCAGGAGAAAGGGCGGGTACTTTTTAGGGAAATTATATGCGCTAAAGGAAGAGTTCTCAGGTGTAATAGCCGATATACGGGGGATGGGTCTCATGATTGGGCTGGAGCTTACAAGGGACTGTTCGTCCATTGTTGATGCGTGTTTGGAGAGAGGTGTTCTGATAAACTGTACAGCGGGAAACACCATAAGATTTACACCGCCGCTTATAGTAACCGAGCAGGAGATCGACACAGTGGTGGATATACTGGAGGATATATTCTGGAGGCTTTCATGA
- the yfiH gene encoding laccase domain protein YfiH, with translation MSGAFGSMPANTLIALGPAIRWCCYDVGKDVLESVTDATGEGKYSITKNGKICLDLPSANMLQAITSGVPEENIWISKDCTYCCPERFFSYRFSKTGGRQGAFIGIKSK, from the coding sequence ATGTCGGGGGCCTTCGGTTCCATGCCCGCAAACACCCTCATCGCCCTCGGACCCGCCATCAGGTGGTGCTGCTATGATGTAGGCAAAGACGTCCTTGAATCCGTCACGGATGCAACAGGGGAGGGAAAATATTCCATCACAAAAAATGGTAAAATATGTCTTGATCTCCCTTCTGCAAATATGCTTCAGGCGATCACTTCGGGAGTCCCGGAAGAGAACATATGGATATCGAAGGACTGCACCTATTGCTGCCCTGAGAGATTCTTCTCATACAGATTCTCCAAAACAGGCGGGAGGCAGGGTGCCTTCATCGGGATAAAGTCAAAATAA
- the tsaE gene encoding tRNA threonylcarbamoyladenosine biosynthesis protein TsaE has translation MRITFETSDETDTIGLAERLGKNLKRGDIVCLYGDLGAGKTTFIKGIARSVDIPEREITSASFVIIAEHYGRYPLYHIDLYRLSDADEAMNTGMDEYLYGDGISVVEWAERLGDYPDCTVEIHIKDIGDKKRKISIKGNAEYIKGLE, from the coding sequence TTGCGGATCACCTTCGAGACCTCTGATGAAACGGACACCATAGGACTTGCTGAACGCCTTGGAAAGAACTTAAAGAGAGGTGATATAGTCTGCCTCTATGGGGACCTCGGTGCCGGCAAGACAACATTTATTAAAGGCATTGCAAGATCGGTCGATATCCCTGAAAGGGAGATAACAAGCGCCAGCTTCGTAATCATTGCAGAGCATTACGGTAGGTACCCGCTCTACCATATAGACCTGTACAGGCTATCCGATGCCGACGAGGCGATGAACACCGGGATGGATGAATACCTCTATGGGGACGGCATCTCCGTAGTAGAGTGGGCCGAAAGGCTTGGTGATTATCCTGATTGTACCGTTGAGATTCATATAAAGGACATAGGTGATAAAAAAAGGAAGATCAGCATAAAGGGAAACGCGGAGTATATCAAAGGCCTCGAATGA
- a CDS encoding cytochrome c nitrite reductase pentaheme subunit, which translates to MTKGYKVGILIVVLAAVVVGCVELKRSAPIISQKKYERMIAGRFDAEYVGTGNCLSSCHAHDEIRAAFESSTMGVQLSRESGLPIVDCESCHGPGSLAIKGLSKQVVEENSKKGIKTECNYKTLIDIKNLPAPAKSLICLKCHTANATFNLHEWNAGVHAVNDVSCSDCHRIHQGPDLKLKPRETAGMCFKCHEDIAASFRLPSHHPVPEGKIFCFDCHNPHGTTTGRLLKGQSVRDTCTACHGEKEGPFLFEHGDLTQDCLNCHTPHGSPNNNLLTVRVPFLCLQCHEGHRINTASGAAAGREVKRFFYTKCTNCHSQIHGTDIPSPSGRGLFIQ; encoded by the coding sequence ATGACTAAAGGGTATAAAGTAGGGATATTAATCGTCGTACTTGCCGCTGTTGTCGTTGGATGTGTTGAACTGAAGCGTTCAGCCCCCATCATTTCCCAGAAGAAATATGAAAGGATGATAGCGGGGAGGTTCGATGCAGAGTATGTCGGCACCGGCAACTGTCTTTCCTCCTGTCATGCTCATGACGAGATAAGGGCTGCCTTTGAGTCAAGCACGATGGGAGTGCAGTTGAGCAGGGAATCCGGTCTCCCGATTGTTGATTGTGAATCCTGCCATGGCCCGGGGAGTCTTGCTATAAAGGGGTTGTCAAAGCAGGTCGTTGAAGAGAATTCTAAAAAGGGGATAAAGACGGAATGCAACTACAAAACCCTCATCGATATAAAGAATCTCCCGGCGCCCGCAAAAAGCCTGATCTGCCTGAAATGCCATACCGCCAACGCCACCTTTAACCTCCACGAGTGGAATGCCGGGGTCCATGCAGTCAATGACGTTTCATGTTCGGACTGCCACAGGATTCATCAGGGGCCGGACTTAAAGCTAAAACCAAGAGAGACGGCCGGGATGTGTTTTAAATGTCATGAGGACATCGCTGCATCCTTCAGGCTACCAAGCCATCATCCCGTACCGGAGGGGAAGATATTCTGTTTTGACTGTCATAACCCTCATGGAACAACTACGGGCAGGCTCCTCAAGGGACAGTCGGTAAGAGATACCTGTACAGCGTGTCATGGTGAAAAAGAGGGTCCCTTTCTTTTTGAACACGGGGACCTCACGCAAGACTGTCTGAACTGCCATACGCCCCATGGATCTCCCAACAATAACCTCCTTACGGTAAGGGTCCCTTTCCTGTGTCTTCAATGTCATGAAGGACACAGGATAAATACTGCTTCAGGGGCAGCGGCCGGCAGAGAGGTCAAGCGCTTTTTTTATACAAAATGCACGAACTGTCACAGTCAGATCCACGGCACGGACATTCCTTCACCAAGCGGTAGGGGCCTGTTTATTCAATGA
- the rnjA gene encoding ribonuclease J 1 — protein sequence MNLNYEPMPFMTQDNTFSGEHFLQVIPLGGVEEIGLNCTVFRYGDHILVVDAGIMFPDDEMPGVDFVIPDFSYLKENRDMVRGIAITHGHEDHTGALPFLLREVGADIPVFGTPLSIGMIREKLKEYHIRGRLVPVRPRNSVPVGPFVVEFVRVTHSIVDGAGLGIHTPLGLVVHTGDFKIDPTPVDGELLDFGKFSEFGDRGTLLLMSDSTNAEKGGFTFSEKEVRRAFENILFTATGRIIVATFASNIHRIQQIVDVACKYGRKVSICGKSLVSNAGIALDLGYLKMPEDTWVRLDEILKLPDREVVIITTGSQGEPMSVLSRIATDEHKTIKIRPDDTVILSSKMIPGNERSIGKIINHLFKRGANVIYEKVSEVHVSGHASKEELKLMLNLVRPRYFMPIHGEFRHLVYHAQLAEKLAIPRENIFFMQDGEVLEINDGSAGKNGKVVSGRVFIDGKGDIEDVVLRDRRKLAHDGILLVIMAMEKTSGNIASGPDIVSRGFVPEEASAALLEDARRIVADTVKGLEPDLKQDVSIIKAKIRSVLKRFIYKTIDRRPMIVPIIFEI from the coding sequence ATGAACTTGAATTACGAACCGATGCCCTTTATGACCCAGGATAACACGTTTTCAGGTGAACATTTCCTTCAGGTAATACCCCTTGGAGGGGTGGAGGAGATTGGTCTGAACTGTACCGTATTCAGGTACGGTGACCATATCCTTGTTGTGGATGCCGGAATCATGTTTCCCGATGATGAGATGCCGGGGGTTGATTTTGTTATTCCGGATTTTTCATATCTGAAGGAAAACAGGGACATGGTGAGGGGGATTGCGATAACCCATGGACATGAAGATCACACGGGTGCGCTCCCCTTCCTGCTAAGGGAGGTTGGGGCGGATATTCCTGTTTTTGGGACACCCCTTTCCATCGGGATGATAAGGGAGAAGCTCAAGGAATACCATATCAGGGGTAGGCTTGTTCCTGTCAGGCCGAGGAATTCAGTTCCTGTGGGCCCTTTTGTTGTTGAGTTTGTCAGGGTTACACACAGTATTGTCGATGGTGCGGGACTCGGGATACATACGCCCCTCGGACTGGTAGTTCACACAGGTGATTTCAAGATCGATCCTACACCTGTGGATGGAGAGCTGCTTGACTTTGGGAAGTTTTCCGAATTCGGTGACAGGGGAACCCTCCTTTTAATGTCGGACAGCACGAATGCAGAAAAGGGGGGTTTTACATTTTCAGAGAAAGAGGTGCGGAGGGCCTTTGAGAATATCCTGTTCACAGCGACCGGAAGGATTATAGTCGCTACTTTTGCATCTAATATCCACAGGATACAGCAGATTGTGGATGTTGCATGCAAATATGGAAGGAAGGTTTCTATCTGTGGCAAAAGCCTCGTCTCCAATGCCGGGATTGCCCTGGACCTTGGGTATCTGAAGATGCCCGAGGATACCTGGGTAAGGCTTGATGAGATACTCAAGCTGCCGGACAGGGAGGTCGTGATTATAACGACAGGCAGCCAGGGCGAACCTATGAGTGTGCTTTCAAGGATTGCAACGGATGAGCATAAAACCATAAAGATAAGGCCGGATGATACAGTGATTCTTTCATCGAAGATGATTCCCGGTAATGAGAGGTCGATTGGGAAGATAATCAACCATTTGTTCAAGAGGGGGGCAAATGTAATCTACGAAAAGGTCTCGGAGGTTCACGTATCCGGCCATGCTTCAAAGGAGGAATTGAAGCTGATGCTGAACCTTGTGCGTCCCAGGTACTTCATGCCTATTCACGGGGAGTTCAGGCACCTTGTTTATCATGCCCAGCTTGCTGAAAAGCTTGCCATTCCCCGGGAGAACATATTTTTTATGCAGGACGGTGAAGTGCTTGAGATAAACGACGGGTCTGCCGGAAAGAACGGTAAGGTGGTCTCCGGCAGGGTGTTCATTGACGGCAAGGGTGATATTGAAGACGTGGTTTTGCGAGACCGGAGGAAACTTGCCCATGACGGCATCCTCCTTGTAATAATGGCCATGGAGAAGACCAGCGGCAATATTGCTTCGGGACCGGACATCGTTTCGAGGGGCTTTGTCCCTGAGGAGGCATCAGCCGCACTCCTTGAAGATGCCCGGAGGATTGTAGCCGATACCGTAAAAGGGTTGGAGCCGGATCTGAAACAGGATGTCTCCATAATTAAGGCCAAGATCAGGAGTGTGTTGAAGCGTTTTATCTATAAAACCATAGACCGGCGTCCGATGATTGTTCCCATTATATTTGAAATATAG
- the hrp1 gene encoding hypoxic response protein 1, which produces MQQEGMLTARDIMNREVYTVGPETSVEEVGRLFIEKDLSGAPVVDDEGRLIGIVTENDLISQEKRFHIPTIIRIFDAFIPLESDAKVEAEIKKMTATTVSEISSGEVITVEEDTPLNDIATIMTEKKIHLLPVLKEGKIVGIIGKKDIIRAISGT; this is translated from the coding sequence ATGCAACAGGAAGGGATGCTGACAGCGAGGGATATAATGAACAGGGAGGTGTATACCGTAGGCCCTGAGACATCTGTTGAAGAAGTGGGAAGACTGTTTATAGAAAAGGACCTCTCCGGTGCACCGGTTGTCGACGATGAAGGCAGACTCATAGGGATAGTCACTGAAAATGATCTCATCAGTCAGGAAAAACGCTTTCATATCCCGACGATAATAAGGATCTTCGACGCCTTCATACCCCTTGAGTCTGATGCAAAGGTTGAAGCCGAGATCAAGAAGATGACCGCAACAACGGTCTCTGAGATATCCTCAGGAGAGGTTATAACCGTTGAAGAGGATACACCGCTTAATGATATAGCGACCATAATGACGGAAAAGAAGATTCATCTCCTTCCTGTTCTGAAGGAAGGTAAAATAGTCGGGATTATAGGGAAAAAAGATATAATACGTGCAATCTCCGGTACGTAA
- the argF gene encoding ornithine carbamoyltransferase, which translates to MKRDFLRLWDLSEEEIYAIIQRSIELKRGVDPGSCPLIGRSVGLIFEKPSTRTRISFEVGIYQLGGQPIYMTPQEIQLGRGETISDTARVLSRYLSGVVIRTFAHRTLEEFASNAGIPVINGLSDLHHPCQALADLMTIQEKKGRVRGLKIAYIGDGNNVANSLIEASGRLGYTIVIACPEGYEPDAGVLEDAGSGKGEIVVLPNPEEAAGMADVIYADVWVSMGQEAETEKKRQRFLPYQVNSRLLGCAKSDAIVMHCLPAHRGEEITDEVIDGPQSVVFDQAENRLHTQKALLEFLLK; encoded by the coding sequence ATGAAGAGAGACTTTCTCAGGTTGTGGGATCTGAGTGAAGAGGAGATTTACGCTATAATCCAGAGATCGATAGAGTTGAAAAGGGGTGTTGATCCCGGCAGCTGTCCCCTTATCGGAAGGAGCGTCGGGCTCATTTTTGAAAAACCCTCGACAAGGACCAGGATTTCCTTTGAGGTTGGTATATATCAGCTTGGAGGACAACCCATATATATGACCCCCCAGGAGATACAACTGGGAAGAGGGGAGACGATTTCTGATACAGCGAGGGTACTTTCCAGATACCTCAGCGGGGTTGTTATAAGGACCTTTGCCCACAGGACACTTGAGGAGTTTGCATCAAATGCCGGGATACCGGTTATTAATGGTCTGAGTGATCTTCATCACCCCTGCCAGGCCCTTGCAGACCTGATGACGATCCAGGAGAAGAAAGGGCGTGTAAGGGGGTTGAAGATTGCCTATATAGGCGACGGTAATAATGTAGCAAATTCTCTTATAGAGGCCTCCGGCAGGCTCGGTTATACGATAGTGATAGCCTGTCCAGAGGGTTATGAGCCGGACGCCGGGGTCCTTGAGGATGCCGGGAGTGGTAAGGGGGAGATTGTTGTGCTCCCCAATCCCGAGGAGGCCGCCGGGATGGCGGACGTGATCTATGCGGATGTCTGGGTCAGTATGGGGCAGGAGGCTGAGACGGAGAAGAAGAGGCAGAGGTTCCTACCCTATCAGGTTAATTCCCGGCTGCTTGGCTGTGCAAAGAGTGATGCAATCGTGATGCATTGCCTGCCTGCTCACAGAGGAGAGGAAATTACCGATGAAGTCATCGACGGGCCTCAAAGTGTAGTGTTTGATCAGGCCGAAAACAGGCTGCATACCCAGAAGGCCCTCCTCGAGTTTCTGCTGAAATGA